GCCCACGAAACCTCAAAGCTTCACCACGCACTTTCCTCACCAACCTCAACAGCCCTTTACGCACAACCATATCTCGTTTCCGCACGTTAACCATCTCCCAAACCGAACTCACAATCGCGTAAACCGAATCCCAAACCAAATCTTTCCTCTCCAGGTTTATCAGCTGCAGCATCAGATTAAACCCCGCTTCCAACGCTAAACACCATTCATCATCACGATCTTGATTAAACAAGCCTTTAAGGATCTTGAACGCGAGACCGTTCTCCAGCAACGGCTTCAAGAAACCTTCGTCGAGAACCGTCGGTAACTCCCCGAACATCAGCAGCATTTTCTTGTCGTTTAAAGAGACGATGAAGGAAGAGAGCTCCTCCCACGGGATGGATTCGATGAAGAAATCAACGGAGACGCGAGATACGATTCTCGAGAGGAGCTTAAACTCGCGATCAGAGGTTTCTTGATGTACAAGGCAAGCGTTTAGATGCTCTTTCACGTCGTTCAACGCCTCTGTTTTCAATGCGACGTTAGACTCTTCGAGATCGATGAGAAGCGTGACGAGGAGTTCGAGGGGGTAAGATCGAAGGCCTGAGCGAGAGGAGGAGGGAAACGTTGTCGTGATGAATCTGTACGCGTGGATGAGTTTGACGGCTAAGAGATTCGGGAAATGCTTCTTGAAGGTTTTGTAGAGAAGGCTCGAGGATTCGTCTGATTCTTTCGCGTAGCAGAGGTTCGTGACGAGTCTGGTGATTCCTGTGGCGTCGCGTGTCGCGAGGATCTCTTTGGCTTTGTTCGCGACGTGGAGACGAGATGAAGTGATGGGAGGAGGAGGGTGAGAGGAAGAAGCTCCGTTGTTGTTGCTTCGATTGCCTGAAGAAGACGACATACTTGATTTTCCCGAGAAAGAATGTGTTTGTTCTCAGAGAAAAGGATAAATcacgaagagagagagatttgatgaaatcttttcaatatatattcGCTCTGGTAACTTTGACGATTGTAGTTTTCTGTTAGAGTGACCAAATTACCCTTCAACAGGTGGTGTCACTCTGTTAAAACGCTCACGTGTTGGCCCAGTGGGTATAAATCCGAAACAAAACAAGCTTAACCAAATTGAAATTCATCGCTGCGAACCGGTCGGTACCTGTTCTTATTATTATAACCTGAATTGCATAGAGAATTATAATGAATCAACCAAATTCGACAAAACTAACAAATTCAGAAAGTATGCAgagatttttttctataaacttATAAGGTTAACTAAacttgataattttttttgaacctTTATCATAAATGTttatttgaaactaaaattttaaacgatTTGAACCTAATAATTTAAGACCAATAGTCtacttattaaattaaaaacccGGATAacctgaaccgaaccaaactgaaGAAACCGAGTATAAAAATCGTATGATAACACGCATAAAATGAAGaagataatttaaaattcttacCATGGGCTCATAATTTGCCACGTAGAATGCCTTCAAATCTCATCACTTTCATTAGAACATCAGCTCAGTTCTGAAGCATTTCTGCAACATTAAACGAAAAACAATGGGTGACGACAATACGGTGCGTATTGGCCTTCTCGGATGCATCAGATTCGCGTCAAAATTCGTCAGAACGGTAACCCAATCCTCTAACGCCGTTATCATCGCCATCAGCGATCCGTCGATCGAAACGGTGAACACCTTCGCCGCCGCAAATAATTTATCCCCAGAGACTGTTTTGGTGTACGGAAGCTACGAAGAGCTACTCAACGACCCACGCGTCGACGCCGTTTACTTGACTATGCCGGTGACTCAGCGAGCGAAATGGGCGGTGACGGCGGCGGAGAAGAAAAAGCATCTGCTGGTTGAGAAACCTCCGGCGCAGAACGCGGCGGAGATTGATAAGATCGTGGAGGCGTGTGAATCTAACGGCGTACAGTTCATGGACGGTACGATCTGGTTGCATCATAAACGGACGGTCAAGATTAGAGAAACGATGTTTGATTCTGGATTGCTTGGAGACGTTCGCCACGTAAGCTTTGTCTTTTAGTTAAATATTGCAAACTGGTCCGTAGATTATGTTATTTGCTTAATTGACCCATATAATTAGAAGAACTCAAATAGGTTTAAGATATGTTACTTATTTGATACTGAAATAGGCTTAGTATAAGATAGATTAGTGAATTTTATTTCATGATTTTATAAGCTTGAGCAAAGCAGTACTAGTTAGGCTTGAGTATATGTAGTTTAGCAGTATGTGTTTGCTGCCTGACATTAAAtatcaatgttcaagaaatcatTAGGCAATAATTATGCCCTTTGTAGAAGAATATCGATTAGATAGATTATTTGGAACATAAGAGTTgacaaattattgatttattatatatatatatatatatattatgtttatatacGACATTTTAGTTATTGGATTTAATGATAAAATCGTTTTGATCAAATTATAACTAGatatacaaaacattttttttttttgaaattgtaaatttgtactaaattattatttaatttaatagatttataCTAATTTAGATCGAGTTAAACCAATCTTATCCGAATTAAAACATGTTAAGCCGTATAAATCGGATTTTAAGAATCATTTCGGCTAAGAGTAAATACTGTCCCCAAAGTTTTGAACTTTCTTTGAGCTATAACATGTGTTATATATAATCATCATATATGTTTAGCAGATGTACAGCACGATGACGACTCTGGTACCGGAGCAAGTACTGGAGAGACTGACCAAAGAAGCGATGGGATTAGCTGGAGCCATCGGAGAGCTTGGTTGGTACCCTATAGGAGCAGCTCTATGGGCTATGTCTTACCAGATGCCAGTATCTGTCAAGGCTCTTCCTTCCTCCGTCGCCACAAACTCTGTTGGGACCATCTTGTCCTGCTCTGCCTCCCTTCAGTTCGGTTCAACTGCAACCGCAACTGCAATCGTCCACTGCTCCTTTCTCTCTCAACTCTCGACTGATTTAGCTATCTCAGGTATGTAGCTAGGTATGTTTAAGTCCAGAGAAACAAAAATGTAGTATTTGTATTAACATCAGTTGTTTGAAATGGATGGTCAGGATCAAAAGGGTCAACTCATATGAATGACTATGTGATCCCTTACAAGGAGGACACAGCATGGTTCGAGTACACAAGTGGCGCTAAGTTCGCGGAAATGCACATTGGTTGGAACATGATGCCGGAGAGAGTCACGGTGGACTGCAGCGGAACTGAGGAGTCGCAGGAGGCAACGATGCTGAGAGAGTTTGTGAGGCTTGTCCAAGGAATCAAGCGGGGTGATTCAGAGGCCGATCCAAGGTGGCAAGAGATCAGTAAGAAGACGCAGTTGGTGGTTGATGCTGTGAAGAAATCTGTTGATATTGGTTGTGAAGTGGTTTATCTGTAGTTCTTTCGTAATTAGattatgatatttatattagtaTAATTGACAAATTTACTGTTATGGTACATAACTTTAATAAGTCGAGCACATTACTTTCGGTGCATGTTTCAACGGATTTGGTTGTAGATTTTACCATCATCAAATGActccatttatatattttccaagTCCCTAGTACTACAGTCGGCGTCATGCCGGCACATGATTGTTGGTGTCGGATCTTCCGCAATAGATCCAGATcgagttatatataattattctctctattattataaatacaaaGTAATACTATATAAGCTATATAGTACTAGCACTTTTCACCAATATAAATCAACAaacatatcttaattttgacGTCAACAAAAATATTAACACATCTCAAACTTTACATTTACAGTattcacaacaacaacaaaaaaaaactgaacatTCGAAAAAGTCTAAGAttcttagaccatgattattGGGGGTTTCTTAGAATAGagttagcggaatataagaatccgtctcttaatttttaatttttaatttttaactaaaaaagctaagaaccggctcttaaatatcTTCGAGAGAGTTAAGCTCGAAAtatggtttcatggaagttaaATATCTCCTCTATTCTATTTTATGATGTTTGCTATCTAACCCTTCTATGAATAGTTTATTGTCTACTTAATGAGTTTTACGTTTTTTCTTGTAGGATGGCTAGTACTTTTTGGTGGATTAATCTTCTGATTAGTACACACCAAGTTAAAGGAGAAAAAGCTCAAAATGACAAAATCCAccagacttattcttgggttcacctccTAGGGTGAACCTATAGTTTCAACAACTAATATGattgtgttattttatattcgatatcttttaaaaaatgaaacaaaatattgtcaaattatattatctttttaaaattaaaaggtaaaaagaaataaataaaaaatagtagtaattacaaaaaaaaatatttttaacgtcgtcggcaaaacattaaaccctaaatcctaaaccctaaacccttgggtaaaccctaaactctaggataaatcttaaattctaggataaatcttaaactctaaatcaaaatcattaaacactaaaacactcaagggtttagggtttaggatttagaatttagagttttagggtttagtatttttatttagagtttaggatttatccaagggtttagggtttacccaagggtttagagtttacccaaaggtttagggtttacccaaggatttaggtttatccaagggtttaggatttaggatttagggtttagggatcaGGATTTAGGATTCCGtagctgctattttttttttacttttttattttaaaaacataatataacttgataatattttgtttctttttttaaaagatatcgaatttgaaataataaaatcctATTGGCTCACGCTAGGGTGAACTCCAAATAGAATAGGTGGCATAATATCGCTTAGCTATGCATGGAGTGGTATACATAATACATGGCAGGTTTATTCACTTTGCGTGGCTGCTTTCTTTCACTTAGCTCAGCCCTCAATTCTCTCTCCTTTGTAAGAAAATTCATCTTCCATTGATCCCCTTGGCACGTCCTCACATTTGCTCCCCTCCGTGCAAAGCCTCATTGCCTAACGAATCTCTTCTTTTAGTTTCTTCAAGGCATCCACAGTTCTTGACTTCTTGTCCAACGATTTAGCGAGCCATCATAAAATCCAGTTACACTCATCAGCTTATGGCTAAAGTTGTTCTCCTCGTTCTTCATGGGTCAACCCACAGCCAACGACTTTAACTTTTCTATAATCCAGTTGAATTCCAAATCTATCTCTGTATGTCGAATTTCTATTTGTATATATCGTCTGACGTTTTTCAACCTCTTGTATATACAGCCGCCAAAAGGTATCTTAAAGACATTGACGCAATTAGAAATTTCTAAAGTATACACCTAAACAAGTTAACGAGAGAATATTATTTGATCATAATGGTTTGTGAAATTCTCACTGTACATAATAGAGTTATATGTAGCTCGTGCAAGCaaattaagaattaaaaaaaaagatagctCAAAGCTTCAAGGTTAGATCTGGAAGACAACTCTCCATATCCACTGCTTTTTTTACCTCCAAGAAATCCATTTTACTTTCACCTAAATTATCATTACAAGCTTCAGCCGCAACCGCAGCACCCGCCGCTTGTCTGAAACTCCCCAGCCAGAGGAGCTCGGTACCGTCGTCCTCCACGTAGAAAGGTACACAATTACTAAAATACCCCTGGTTAAACCTGGCAATGTTTCTAATAATCGTTTCTGGTGCTGGCCTTAGGTCGTGGGACGAGCCATGCGCCTGTATTCCCAAAGTCCTGACTGATGTCATGTTACCATGCAGCGGGAGGCAAGAGAGAGCAGCTGTGGCGTAGGGGCTACTGGATCCTCTAGGGAAAACCCCAGCCAGACCCATACGCATAGCACGTTTTGCGAGCGTTCTTTCACGTTTGTGAGCGTTCTGGTGACCGCCAAGAGCCTGAGAGCTGTAAAACTTCCTTTGACAGTAGTTGCAAGAAAAGACTCTCTTCGATGCAGacggttgttgttgttgttgctgttgttgcTCTGGGTTGTTACTTTCGCTCGTGCTCGAAATTGGCAGCGTCAAAGAAGATGATTCAAGATCCAAATTGTTGTTGTCGTCGAAACGAAGGCTAAGATTCAGAGAGATGGGTCTGCAGTTTTCTGCTACCGGATATAAGTTCGAGgcagcttggctactggtggtATCTTCTGGATGATTATGTTCCGATGAAGCTTCAGCCTCAAGGTCTAAGATGGATCTCATAGTTTGGGCAGCAACTAAAGgttgttttatctttttctgtaacaatttttaaatatttagagaaAGTGAAAATGTCTAGATCAGTAATAATTGAGAAATACGTAGAAAGTAATAATAACTTTAAGAACTTTGATGATCACGATTGGGTATGTCCAAACAAAGTCGAGAATGTCTTTAAATATactgtaataaaaattataatttaagaaataACAAGTGGACTTTCCTGAAATTCATATTCCAAGCAACCCTGTGACATTATAGTTCTGTggccatataaaatataaaacatgttttaggtttcatttgaaaattcagaaaaatagTTTATTCGTGGACTGAACTTAATTGAGTTATTTATAGATCCTGAATTACAAGAAAAAACAAGTGGGAGGAACATTTGTGTGACTACAAATGGTCCTAATGAGTCAATGACTAGACAACATCAGAAGTGACAAATTTAGTACTGACACATCCATCAACCAGTCAACTCTAAACAAattcttttagttttatttagcAATAACACTAACAAGCCATTAGATTACGAGTATTTCCATACATTTTCTAGTTTCTACTTCATGTGCTTTCCCCGACAGTAAAATCGAAAAATAAAACAGACACGCAAAGCGACAAAAAACCGACAAAAAACcgacaaacaaaaagaaacacaaagcaacaaaaaaaaaacagacaaacGGATACTACGAGATATCACCGACAGCGAAATCAAATTACTTATCAAGCAGATTCATACTTTATATAATTATCtccataagttttttttttggaaatcaaATTATCTCCGTAATTAAGTTCCTTTTTAACATCGTTCATTAtgatcttcttttttctttttcttgaaaaagggtTATATCAGTATCAA
This Brassica napus cultivar Da-Ae chromosome C6, Da-Ae, whole genome shotgun sequence DNA region includes the following protein-coding sequences:
- the LOC111207295 gene encoding uncharacterized protein LOC111207295, giving the protein MSSSSGNRSNNNGASSSHPPPPITSSRLHVANKAKEILATRDATGITRLVTNLCYAKESDESSSLLYKTFKKHFPNLLAVKLIHAYRFITTTFPSSSRSGLRSYPLELLVTLLIDLEESNVALKTEALNDVKEHLNACLVHQETSDREFKLLSRIVSRVSVDFFIESIPWEELSSFIVSLNDKKMLLMFGELPTVLDEGFLKPLLENGLAFKILKGLFNQDRDDEWCLALEAGFNLMLQLINLERKDLVWDSVYAIVSSVWEMVNVRKRDMVVRKGLLRLVRKVRGEALRFRGREYEFVSRLALMIKRIDGLGDDTKVAAKMIHDVLDRYYMGGTGLDSGFVPGLIGSYSA
- the LOC106426287 gene encoding uncharacterized oxidoreductase At4g09670 isoform X2, producing the protein MGDDNTVRIGLLGCIRFASKFVRTVTQSSNAVIIAISDPSIETVNTFAAANNLSPETVLVYGSYEELLNDPRVDAVYLTMPVTQRAKWAVTAAEKKKHLLVEKPPAQNAAEIDKIVEACESNGVQFMDGTIWLHHKRTVKIRETMFDSGLLGDVRHMYSTMTTLVPEQVLERLTKEAMGLAGAIGELGWYPIGAALWAMSYQMPVSVKALPSSVATNSVGTILSCSASLQFGSTATATAIVHCSFLSQLSTDLAISGSKGSTHMNDYVIPYKEDTAWFEYTSGAKFAEMHIGWNMMPERVTVDCSGTEESQEATMLREFVRLVQGIKRGDSEADPRWQEISKKTQLVVDAVKKSVDIGCEVVYL
- the LOC106426287 gene encoding uncharacterized oxidoreductase At4g09670 isoform X1, coding for MGDDNTVRIGLLGCIRFASKFVRTVTQSSNAVIIAISDPSIETVNTFAAANNLSPETVLVYGSYEELLNDPRVDAVYLTMPVTQRAKWAVTAAEKKKHLLVEKPPAQNAAEIDKIVEACESNGVQFMDGTIWLHHKRTVKIRETMFDSGLLGDVRHQMYSTMTTLVPEQVLERLTKEAMGLAGAIGELGWYPIGAALWAMSYQMPVSVKALPSSVATNSVGTILSCSASLQFGSTATATAIVHCSFLSQLSTDLAISGSKGSTHMNDYVIPYKEDTAWFEYTSGAKFAEMHIGWNMMPERVTVDCSGTEESQEATMLREFVRLVQGIKRGDSEADPRWQEISKKTQLVVDAVKKSVDIGCEVVYL
- the LOC106426233 gene encoding zinc finger protein 4 isoform X1, which encodes MVSIYNCKKVLKKIKQPLVAAQTMRSILDLEAEASSEHNHPEDTTSSQAASNLYPVAENCRPISLNLSLRFDDNNNLDLESSSLTLPISSTSESNNPEQQQQQQQQPSASKRVFSCNYCQRKFYSSQALGGHQNAHKRERTLAKRAMRMGLAGVFPRGSSSPYATAALSCLPLHGNMTSVRTLGIQAHGSSHDLRPAPETIIRNIARFNQGYFSNCVPFYVEDDGTELLWLGSFRQAAGAAVAAEACNDNLGESKMDFLEVKKAVDMESCLPDLTLKL
- the LOC106426233 gene encoding zinc finger protein 4 isoform X2, yielding MRSILDLEAEASSEHNHPEDTTSSQAASNLYPVAENCRPISLNLSLRFDDNNNLDLESSSLTLPISSTSESNNPEQQQQQQQQPSASKRVFSCNYCQRKFYSSQALGGHQNAHKRERTLAKRAMRMGLAGVFPRGSSSPYATAALSCLPLHGNMTSVRTLGIQAHGSSHDLRPAPETIIRNIARFNQGYFSNCVPFYVEDDGTELLWLGSFRQAAGAAVAAEACNDNLGESKMDFLEVKKAVDMESCLPDLTLKL